One window of Vitis riparia cultivar Riparia Gloire de Montpellier isolate 1030 chromosome 5, EGFV_Vit.rip_1.0, whole genome shotgun sequence genomic DNA carries:
- the LOC117914489 gene encoding putative calcium-transporting ATPase 13, plasma membrane-type, translating into MSDNLHVNLNCKEPKLDVPTTHSKPNKRWRLAFATIYCARVLHSLLNEKKNGSKLLVAAPSFVVLNVKPDAFSSIDQTTLTEIVKEKNVDLLLEFGGVESVADALETDIKNGISGAVDDVALRQEAFGSNTYKRPPAKSLFHFVVEAFKDLIILILLFCATLSLGFGIKEHGLKEGWYDGGSIFVAVILVVSVSAVSNFRQNRQFEKLSEVSNNIEVEVVRGGHRQKISIFDIVVGDVACLKIGDQVPADGLFLDGHSLQVDESSMTGESDHVEVNSSHNPFLFSGTKVADGYAQMLVTSVGMNTTWGQMMSTISRDTNEQTPLQARLNKLTSSIGKVGMAVAFLVLVVSLVRYFTGNTEDENGNREFIGSNIKAVDMVNSMVTIIAAAFTILAVAIPKGLLLAVTLILTYSMKRMMADQAMVRKLSACETMGSATTICTDKTGTLTLNQMKVTKYWLGKEPVEDSSSIATNVLKLIQQGVALNTTGSVYKASSGSSKFEFSGSPTEKAILSWAVLELNMDMEILKQNCTILHVETFNSEKKRSGVLVRSKADNTIHVHWKGATEMILAMCSSYYDASGSTKDMDDGERMTFEQIIQGMAASSLRCIAFAHKQIPEEEHEIREATQKLKEDGLTLIGLVGIKDPCRPGVRKAVEDCQYAGVNVKMITGDNVFTARAIATECGILRPDQGINNEAVVEGEVFRKYTPEERMEKVDKIRVVARSSPFDKLLMVQCLKQKGHVVAVTGDGTNDAPALKEAHIGLSMGIHGTEVAKESSDIIILDDNFTSVATVLRWGRSVYDSIQKLVQLQLTMNVAALVINVVAAVSAREVPFTVLKLLWVNLILDTLCALTFATGQPTKDLMEEPPVRRTQPLITNIMWRNILGQALYQIAVVLTLQFSGESIFDVNEKVKDTLILNTSVLCQVFNQVNARKLEKKNVFEGMHKNKLFWGIIGITIILEVVVVEFLKKFADTERLSWKQWGACIGMAALSWPIGWVVKCIPVSDKPFLSYVNW; encoded by the coding sequence ATGTCCGACAATTTGCATGTTAACTTGAATTGCAAAGAGCCCAAACTCGATGTGCCAACCACCCATAGCAAACCCAACAAGAGATGGCGCTTGGCCTTTGCTACTATCTATTGTGCCAGGGTTTTACATTCTCTTCTCAATGAGAAGAAGAATGGCAGCAAACTTCTAGTTGCTGCTCCTTCCTTTGTTGTCCTCAATGTTAAGCCCGATGCCTTCTCAAGCATTGATCAGACAACTCTCACTGAAATTGTGAAGGAGAAAAACGTAGACCTGCTTCTTGAATTTGGAGGAGTTGAAAGCGTGGCTGATGCTCTAGAAACAGATATAAAAAATGGCATCAGTGGCGCTGTTGACGATGTTGCTCTCAGACAGGAAGCTTTCGGTTCAAACACATACAAGAGGCCACCTGCTAAAAGCTTATTCCACTTCGTGGTGGAAGCTTTTAAGGACCTCATCATTCTCATACTTCTATTTTGTGCAACGCTGTCTCTTGGTTTTGGAATTAAAGAGCATGGGCTGAAAGAAGGGTGGTATGATGGTGGAAGCATATTTGTAGCCGTCATTCTAGTCGTTTCTGTCTCTGCTGTGAGTAACTTCAGGCAAAACAGACAGTTCGAAAAGTTGTCTGAAGTCAGCAACAACATCGAGGTTGAAGTCGTTCGAGGTGGGCATCGTCAGAAGATTTCTATATTTGATATCGTTGTTGGAGATGTGGCTTGCTTAAAAATTGGTGACCAAGTTCCTGCCGATGGGTTGTTCTTGGATGGGCATTCACTACAAGTGGATGAATCCAGCATGACCGGGGAGAGTGACCATGTTGAAGTTAATAGCAGCCATaatccatttttgttttctggAACCAAAGTGGCTGATGGATATGCTCAAATGCTTGTGACATCTGTTGGTATGAACACAACATGGGGCCAGATGATGAGCACAATCAGCCGCGACACTAATGAGCAAACACCCTTACAAGCCAGGCTTAACAAACTTACCTCATCAATAGGTAAGGTTGGTATGGCAGTTGCCTTTCTAGTGCTCGTAGTGTCGTTGGTTCGCTATTTCACCGGCAACACAGAAGATGAGAATGGAAATCGGGAGTTCATTGGCAGCAACATAAAGGCTGTTGATATGGTGAATTCTATGGTAACAATCATTGCGGCCGCATTTACCATTCTGGCTGTGGCAATTCCAAAAGGCTTGTTGTTGGCTGTCACACTCATTCTTACTTATTCAATGAAGAGAATGATGGCTGACCAGGCTATGGTTCGAAAGCTCTCCGCCTGTGAGACCATGGGCTCTGCAACTACAATTTGTACTGATAAAACAGGTACCCTCACTCTGAACCAGATGAAGGTGACAAAGTATTGGCTTGGAAAAGAACCTGTTGAAGATTCCTCTTCAATTGCGACAAACGTTCTCAAACTGATTCAACAAGGAGTTGCCCTGAACACAACTGGTAGCGTTTACAAGGCTAGTTCGGGATCTTCTAAGTTCGAGTTCTCCGGTAGTCCAACTGAAAAAGCAATTCTTTCATGGGCTGTACTGGAACTTAATATGGACATGGAGATATTGAAGCAGAATTGTACCATTCTCCATGTTGAAACCTTCAATTCGGAGAAGAAAAGAAGTGGGGTTTTAGTGAGGAGTAAGGCTGATAACACAATCCACGTGCACTGGAAGGGAGCTACAGAGATGATACTAGCAATGTGTTCGAGTTACTATGATGCTTCTGGAAGCACGAAAGATATGGATGATGGTGAACGGATGACATTTGAGCAAATAATTCAAGGTATGGCCGCAAGTAGCCTCCGCTGCATTGCTTTTGCACATAAACAGATTCCAGAGGAAGAACATGAAATTAGAGAAGCCACCCAAAAGCTAAAAGAAGATGGCTTGACCCTTATAGGACTGGTAGGGATAAAGGACCCGTGTAGACCAGGGGTGAGAAAAGCTGTGGAAGATTGCCAATATGCTGGAGTGAATGTGAAAATGATCACTGGTGATAATGTTTTCACTGCAAGAGCCATAGCCACTGAATGTGGAATACTAAGACCTGATCAAGGCATAAACAATGAGGCAGTGGTAGAAGGTGAGGTATTTCGGAAGTACACCCCAGAAGAGAGAATGGAGAAAGTTGATAAAATTCGTGTGGTGGCTAGATCCTCTCCCTTTGATAAACTTCTCATGGTACAGTGCTTGAAACAGAAAGGTCATGTGGTTGCAGTCACAGGTGATGGCACAAATGATGCACCAGCATTAAAGGAAGCTCACATAGGACTTTCTATGGGGATACATGGCACTGAAGTTGCTAAGGAGAGCTCAGATATCATCATCTTGGATGATAATTTTACTTCTGTTGCCACGGTTTTGAGGTGGGGAAGGTCTGTTTATGACAGTATCCAGAAACTCGTCCAGCTCCAGCTCACAATGAATGTTGCAGCCCTTGTAATCAACGTTGTAGCAGCAGTTTCAGCACGTGAAGTTCCCTTTACAGTGCTGAAATTATTGTGGGTGAACTTGATTTTGGACACGTTATGTGCTCTAACTTTTGCCACAGGGCAGCCCACAAAGGATCTCATGGAGGAGCCACCTGTGCGCCGGACTCAGCCACTTATTACCAACATAATGTGGAGGAATATATTAGGCCAAGCATTATATCAGATAGCCGTCGTCTTGACCCTACAGTTTAGTGGAGAGTCAATATTCGATGTTAATGAGAAGGTAAAGGATACCTTGATCCTCAATACTTCAGTGTTATGCCAGGTTTTCAATCAAGTCAATGCAAGGAAGCTGGAGAAAAAGAATGTGTTTGAGGGGATGCATAAAAACAAGTTGTTTTGGGGGATAATTGGGATAACCATTATACTTGAGGTGGTTGTGGtagaatttttgaagaaatttgcCGATACAGAGAGGTTAAGTTGGAAACAATGGGGCGCATGCATTGGGATGGCAGCCCTATCTTGGCCGATCGGATGGGTTGTGAAGTGCATACCTGTTTCAGACAAACCATTTCTCAGTTATGTAAATTGGTAG